One Fibrobacter sp. UBA4297 DNA window includes the following coding sequences:
- a CDS encoding TIGR02147 family protein, whose protein sequence is MKSSAEKSQPEERLGSIPPKRMSVFEFDDYRAYLRHYFECAQALNRRYSLRSFSDKLGFSSKDFISRVMKGEKSLTPASIAKIVGGLQFDESEAAYFEAMVLFCQASNGDERENYKKRMEEITATYRFTQQMLLTRAYQYEVYSHWYYSAIRSIIGMIGFDGDYGALGARLMPPISGEQARQAVDLLERVGLIKKDAKGNWILNNPAISTGDKVIQQAFINYHKEFIDLAKESISTIPGSERNLSSVTLGISEASYKKIVKCINEFRKKISMIANEDEDGGRVFQMNIQIFPLSK, encoded by the coding sequence ATGAAATCCAGTGCAGAAAAATCGCAGCCTGAAGAGCGTCTCGGTTCTATCCCTCCGAAGCGCATGTCGGTTTTTGAATTTGATGATTACCGCGCCTATTTGCGGCACTATTTTGAGTGTGCGCAAGCCTTGAACCGCCGTTATTCGCTGCGGAGTTTTTCGGACAAGCTTGGATTTTCGTCCAAGGATTTTATTTCGCGTGTGATGAAGGGCGAAAAGAGCCTCACTCCGGCAAGCATTGCGAAAATTGTCGGTGGCTTGCAATTCGATGAAAGCGAGGCTGCATATTTCGAGGCGATGGTGCTGTTCTGTCAGGCGTCCAACGGCGATGAGCGTGAAAACTACAAGAAGCGCATGGAAGAAATCACGGCGACTTATCGTTTCACGCAGCAGATGCTTTTGACCCGCGCGTACCAGTATGAAGTTTATTCGCACTGGTATTATTCTGCAATCCGTTCAATTATTGGGATGATTGGTTTTGATGGTGACTACGGTGCTCTCGGGGCGCGCTTGATGCCGCCGATTTCGGGAGAGCAGGCGCGGCAGGCGGTGGATTTGCTGGAACGCGTCGGGCTCATCAAGAAGGACGCCAAGGGCAACTGGATTTTGAACAATCCGGCAATTAGCACGGGCGACAAGGTCATCCAGCAGGCGTTTATCAATTATCACAAGGAATTTATTGATTTGGCGAAGGAATCCATTTCGACGATTCCTGGCAGCGAACGTAACCTCAGCAGTGTGACTCTCGGCATTTCGGAGGCTTCTTACAAGAAAATTGTCAAGTGCATCAATGAATTCCGCAAAAAAATTTCTATGATTGCTAATGAGGACGAGGACGGTGGCCGCGTTTTCCAGATGAATATCCAGATTTTCCCGTTGTCCAAGTGA
- a CDS encoding SIMPL domain-containing protein has product MISKLLNIIYLVLLIVCVCVLIRVVKSEPAAVPVAASNGTVAFEVPRIEVSASETKKFAADKFEMGFSLEIRGKDKESVSKRLAERRSVIFENVKSLEIPQSNVEQNSVEIHKEWSYRNSKRELVGYVATQSFVITVNRKIDAAALVQALSSEPDVEIQRTSAQLKDVDAVQSTVIKAAGKKATAKANDYAEGVGAKLGRVLQINGEGGGIIYNQYNRVYRAKGVMLAANAMMDGAAAPDETAIADSVEVSASVRVVYELK; this is encoded by the coding sequence ATGATCTCAAAATTGCTCAATATCATCTATCTCGTACTGCTAATCGTCTGCGTGTGCGTTCTCATTCGCGTCGTTAAAAGTGAACCGGCGGCTGTTCCTGTGGCCGCATCTAACGGAACTGTTGCATTCGAAGTGCCGCGCATCGAAGTTTCGGCGTCCGAAACCAAGAAGTTCGCTGCCGACAAGTTCGAGATGGGTTTTAGCCTCGAAATCCGCGGCAAGGACAAGGAGTCGGTTTCCAAGCGCTTGGCTGAACGCCGTTCCGTGATTTTCGAGAATGTGAAATCGCTTGAAATTCCGCAGTCCAACGTGGAACAGAACAGTGTCGAAATCCACAAGGAATGGTCTTATCGCAATAGCAAGCGTGAACTCGTCGGTTACGTGGCCACGCAGAGCTTTGTGATTACGGTAAATCGTAAGATTGATGCCGCCGCTCTCGTGCAGGCGCTTTCTTCGGAGCCGGATGTCGAAATCCAGCGCACGTCCGCCCAGCTCAAGGATGTTGATGCGGTGCAGTCTACTGTCATCAAGGCGGCGGGTAAAAAGGCGACCGCCAAGGCTAATGACTATGCCGAAGGCGTTGGCGCCAAGCTCGGTCGCGTTCTTCAAATCAACGGCGAAGGCGGCGGAATCATCTACAACCAGTACAATCGTGTCTACCGTGCCAAGGGCGTCATGCTTGCGGCTAATGCCATGATGGACGGTGCCGCCGCTCCCGACGAAACCGCGATTGCCGATTCCGTCGAGGTGAGCGCTTCTGTCCGCGTCGTTTATGAACTAAAGTAG
- a CDS encoding LamG-like jellyroll fold domain-containing protein — MKRNTRLAKSAVSALFALQALLAMVFLVSCSDNKVAGGNSSEVGSPELMGTLALVEGSQGATKGAAFARVYCVPTDYDPAKEDSTSYYATTADSAGHFAFDNLPEGVYNLEAFYEVPDGWSFALRESGLKIATDAAQTISLGLDQSHDIKIYLQDSKDSLASVSIVGSTYKATAKIAEDEAGKYATFTGVPASYYDSVQVSTSEGANSIKAVLVENTDAVQEFFYDESLHILEIPLNTAASGIDLHDTIEGFPLYIRLSDLNADDHESLVKNIFAMKVYLEPASDWATFKVVYDRDSVPMGLWVRLSTLYPQREMQKLVFAWNGARSGAAGNAQGLMRAADPFSYTDGFVAAWNFDEREFLDSTVSTSGDNPFKGHVTDVTTGDGIIGGAFVFNGKSSNIEVGGTADDRAFALTDTSRFTASFWVNVEDTSTSRFIWGKSESEYHFKYQARDSDSSSWMFKEMDETNPDHWYTANIATAPEIDYKQWVHLTVVKSGDSTAIYRNGELEKVSVSINKTSDKRISDGPFVIGARKQSSGKIDRVLKGKLDELYFMNKAQSGEWARLIYLNQKPTDYWPK, encoded by the coding sequence ATGAAACGAAATACTCGATTGGCTAAATCGGCGGTTTCTGCATTGTTCGCGTTGCAGGCGTTGCTTGCAATGGTTTTCCTCGTATCTTGCTCCGACAATAAGGTGGCGGGCGGGAACAGCTCCGAAGTCGGTTCCCCGGAACTGATGGGCACGCTTGCACTTGTGGAAGGTTCGCAAGGTGCTACAAAAGGTGCTGCGTTTGCACGTGTTTACTGCGTCCCGACGGATTATGACCCTGCAAAAGAAGATAGCACATCGTACTATGCGACGACTGCGGATTCGGCAGGGCATTTTGCATTTGATAACTTGCCTGAGGGCGTTTACAACTTGGAAGCGTTTTATGAAGTGCCGGATGGCTGGTCTTTTGCGCTTCGTGAGTCGGGCCTGAAAATTGCGACGGATGCTGCGCAAACTATCAGTTTGGGATTGGATCAAAGTCACGATATCAAGATTTATTTGCAAGACTCCAAGGATTCGCTAGCAAGCGTTTCCATTGTGGGTTCGACATACAAGGCAACTGCGAAGATTGCGGAGGATGAAGCGGGAAAGTATGCGACTTTTACCGGTGTGCCGGCATCGTACTATGATTCAGTACAAGTGAGTACTTCGGAGGGGGCCAATAGCATCAAGGCTGTTCTTGTTGAAAATACGGATGCCGTTCAGGAATTTTTCTACGATGAATCGCTCCACATATTGGAAATCCCGCTCAACACGGCTGCTTCGGGTATTGACCTGCATGACACTATCGAGGGATTCCCGCTGTATATTCGTTTGAGCGACCTGAATGCGGATGACCATGAATCGCTTGTCAAAAATATTTTTGCGATGAAAGTTTATTTGGAACCGGCTTCGGATTGGGCGACTTTCAAGGTCGTTTATGACAGGGATTCTGTCCCGATGGGGCTGTGGGTTCGTTTGTCAACGCTTTATCCGCAACGCGAAATGCAAAAGCTCGTTTTTGCGTGGAATGGGGCGCGCTCAGGTGCTGCTGGGAATGCGCAGGGCTTGATGCGCGCCGCAGATCCGTTCTCTTATACGGATGGCTTTGTGGCGGCCTGGAATTTTGATGAACGGGAATTCCTGGATTCGACCGTTTCGACATCTGGCGATAATCCGTTCAAGGGACATGTCACAGACGTTACTACTGGCGATGGAATTATTGGCGGCGCGTTTGTCTTTAACGGAAAATCTTCCAATATTGAAGTTGGGGGGACGGCCGATGACCGCGCCTTTGCACTGACGGATACTTCTCGTTTTACGGCGTCGTTCTGGGTGAATGTCGAAGACACTTCGACATCGCGTTTCATCTGGGGCAAGTCTGAATCGGAATACCATTTCAAGTACCAGGCTCGCGATAGCGATAGCTCAAGCTGGATGTTCAAGGAAATGGACGAGACGAATCCGGATCATTGGTATACAGCAAATATTGCAACGGCTCCAGAAATAGATTACAAGCAATGGGTTCACTTGACTGTGGTAAAATCGGGTGATTCGACGGCGATTTACAGGAATGGCGAGCTCGAAAAAGTCTCGGTTAGCATCAACAAGACTAGTGATAAGCGAATCTCGGATGGGCCGTTTGTCATTGGCGCACGCAAGCAGTCAAGTGGAAAGATTGACCGCGTTCTCAAGGGCAAGCTCGATGAGCTTTACTTTATGAATAAAGCGCAAAGCGGTGAATGGGCTAGGCTCATTTATTTGAATCAAAAGCCGACAGACTACTGGCCGAAATAA
- a CDS encoding GDSL-type esterase/lipase family protein has translation MFGKIVLTATVVATSVSAFAAGKVACVGNSITYGYGIESWPDQTSYPHHLQGMLRENAPSDTVENFGVSGLTVRKDDQASYWKGYRFAPAIEFAADTVIIELGTNDSKAYTTWNTPALDAAVDSAITADFEALIDTFQVKSKPHIFICLAPYVNNVEWNILDTAVVNRVNPAILQAGLKKGVNVIDLHSRFSALENPSWYLEDMVHPSVEGAKHLAEIVYAHLQMDTLQVTQDGSTLKAPKGFGYQWYKDGKLLEGETRETLEASEVGEYKVSVKVDENTLSRIVTVPLKVEKTTALKPGAREIARERSAGAANMAKSVQRFDAQGRVLNARGSSHQKIYTKR, from the coding sequence ATGTTTGGGAAGATTGTTTTGACGGCTACGGTTGTAGCAACTTCGGTTTCGGCGTTTGCGGCGGGCAAGGTCGCTTGCGTTGGCAATAGCATTACGTACGGTTACGGGATTGAGTCCTGGCCCGACCAGACGAGTTATCCGCATCATTTGCAGGGGATGCTTCGCGAAAATGCGCCGAGCGATACGGTCGAGAATTTTGGCGTGAGCGGGCTTACGGTTCGTAAGGACGATCAGGCTTCGTACTGGAAGGGTTACCGCTTTGCGCCGGCGATTGAATTTGCAGCGGATACGGTTATCATTGAGCTGGGTACGAACGATTCCAAGGCATACACGACTTGGAATACTCCGGCGCTGGATGCTGCGGTGGACTCTGCGATTACGGCGGATTTTGAGGCGTTGATTGACACGTTTCAGGTGAAATCGAAACCGCATATTTTTATTTGCTTGGCACCTTATGTGAACAACGTAGAATGGAATATTCTTGATACGGCGGTCGTGAATCGCGTGAATCCGGCGATTTTGCAGGCGGGGCTCAAAAAGGGCGTGAACGTGATTGACTTGCATTCTCGTTTTAGCGCCCTTGAAAATCCGAGCTGGTATTTGGAAGATATGGTGCATCCGTCTGTCGAGGGCGCAAAGCACTTGGCCGAAATTGTGTATGCCCATTTGCAAATGGATACATTGCAAGTTACGCAGGATGGTTCGACGCTCAAGGCCCCGAAGGGTTTTGGTTACCAGTGGTACAAAGACGGAAAACTCCTCGAAGGCGAAACTCGTGAAACGCTTGAGGCTTCGGAAGTAGGCGAGTACAAGGTTTCTGTGAAAGTGGATGAGAATACGCTTTCGCGGATTGTGACTGTGCCGTTGAAAGTCGAAAAGACGACTGCCTTGAAGCCAGGTGCTCGTGAAATCGCTCGCGAAAGATCGGCGGGTGCTGCGAATATGGCTAAATCGGTGCAACGCTTTGACGCTCAAGGTCGTGTTTTGAATGCTCGCGGCTCTTCGCATCAGAAAATTTACACTAAACGCTAG
- a CDS encoding GNAT family N-acetyltransferase: MVQQYIEKTKVRFIRLNPENSVKDFRCGDPDLDDFIQNRASGFQKHLLAVSYACADAETGRMLAYCSLANDKVAVGDFKDKTEFNRFRKKQGFPNEKRLKSYPAVKLCRLGVDESAKGQQIGTTVLDYIKSMFVFENKTGCRFLTVDAYLEAIPFYEKNGFRFMNVEDHDPHTRLMYYDLMNLCA, encoded by the coding sequence GTGGTTCAACAATACATAGAAAAGACCAAAGTAAGATTTATTCGGTTAAATCCTGAAAATTCCGTTAAAGACTTTCGCTGTGGCGACCCCGATTTAGATGACTTTATTCAAAATCGTGCGTCGGGATTCCAAAAGCATTTGCTAGCCGTGAGTTATGCCTGTGCTGATGCCGAAACTGGGCGCATGCTGGCCTATTGCAGTTTGGCAAATGACAAAGTGGCCGTCGGAGACTTCAAGGATAAAACGGAGTTTAACCGTTTTCGCAAAAAGCAGGGATTCCCCAATGAAAAACGCTTGAAAAGCTATCCTGCGGTAAAGCTATGCCGTTTGGGCGTTGATGAATCTGCCAAAGGTCAACAAATTGGTACAACGGTCTTGGATTACATCAAGTCCATGTTCGTTTTTGAGAACAAGACTGGATGCCGGTTCCTGACTGTTGATGCTTATTTAGAGGCTATTCCCTTTTACGAGAAGAATGGATTCCGCTTCATGAACGTAGAAGACCATGACCCGCATACTCGCCTCATGTATTACGACTTGATGAATCTGTGTGCGTAG
- a CDS encoding anaerobic ribonucleoside triphosphate reductase, with translation MIFTVKKRDGREMPFNIEKIADAVIKAFRASGELDEQIKASQAQMNLLGSDDLLTNVALKVAAEAVGHLEAENKTKPDIEEIQDAVEKALTEGGYADTAKSYILYRAERTRVREVNTRLMQTLHDITFSSAKESDLKRENANIDGDTAMGTMLKYGSESAKHFYTMMMLKPEHSRAHMDGDIHIHDLDFYSLTMTCCQIDLIKLFKNGFNTGHGHLREPKDIRSYAALAAIAIQSNQNDQHGGQSVPNFDYAMANGVRITYRKAYLSNMVKALMLLTGKTEEEVLPVVKKLHGEMAEMGMVATLVPNEKFQTTEAHELSKTYDAETVKNAQKFAEKMAYEETDKATFQAMEAFVHNLNSMHSRAGAQTPFSSINYGMCTEPEARMVMKNLLLTTEEGLGGGETAIFPIQIFRVKDGINLNPGEPNYDLFKLACRVSAKRLFPNFSFQDAPYNLQYYKPGHPETEISYMGCRTRVIGNHYDPSREISYGRGNLSFTSINLPRIAIKMKSVDLFFKELDRMLQLVSDQLMERFAVQSRRKVKNFPFLMGQGVWIDSDKLGWEDTVGEVIKHGTLSIGFIGLAETLVMLTGKHHGESEASQELGLKIIGHMREFCDKESERLGLNFSLLATPAEGLSGRFVRIDKKKFGIIPGVTDRDYYTNSFHVPVYYKISAFKKLSLEAPYHALTNAGHISYVELDGDPTQNLDAFEKIVKHMAKVGIGYGSINHPVDRDPVCGFVGVIGDVCPRCGRSEGHAISCEKIEELRKKFPGMPAFRGIR, from the coding sequence ATGATTTTTACTGTCAAAAAGCGCGACGGCCGCGAGATGCCGTTCAACATCGAAAAGATTGCTGATGCCGTAATCAAGGCTTTTAGAGCCTCTGGCGAACTGGATGAACAGATCAAGGCTTCCCAAGCCCAGATGAATTTGCTTGGAAGTGATGACCTTTTGACGAACGTCGCTCTCAAGGTTGCTGCCGAAGCTGTAGGCCACTTGGAAGCCGAAAATAAGACCAAGCCGGACATCGAAGAAATCCAGGATGCTGTTGAAAAGGCTTTGACCGAAGGTGGTTACGCCGATACCGCGAAGAGCTATATCTTGTACCGTGCCGAACGTACTCGCGTCCGTGAAGTCAACACCCGCCTCATGCAGACGCTTCATGACATTACGTTCAGCTCTGCCAAGGAATCCGACCTCAAGCGCGAAAACGCCAATATCGACGGCGATACCGCTATGGGCACCATGCTCAAGTACGGGAGCGAATCCGCTAAGCACTTCTACACGATGATGATGCTCAAGCCGGAACACAGCCGCGCCCACATGGATGGTGACATTCACATCCATGACCTCGACTTCTATTCTTTGACGATGACTTGCTGCCAGATTGACCTCATTAAGTTGTTCAAGAACGGCTTCAACACAGGTCATGGCCACTTGCGCGAACCGAAGGATATCCGCAGTTACGCCGCTTTGGCCGCTATCGCCATTCAGAGTAACCAGAACGACCAGCACGGTGGACAGTCTGTGCCGAACTTCGATTACGCCATGGCAAACGGTGTGCGCATCACGTATCGCAAGGCTTACCTTTCGAACATGGTCAAGGCTCTCATGCTCTTGACTGGCAAAACCGAAGAAGAAGTCCTGCCGGTGGTGAAAAAGCTCCACGGCGAAATGGCTGAAATGGGCATGGTCGCAACGCTCGTGCCGAATGAAAAGTTCCAGACAACTGAAGCCCACGAACTTTCCAAAACTTATGACGCCGAAACGGTAAAGAACGCCCAGAAGTTTGCCGAAAAGATGGCTTACGAAGAAACCGACAAGGCAACGTTCCAGGCAATGGAAGCTTTTGTCCACAACTTGAACTCCATGCACAGCCGCGCTGGTGCCCAGACTCCGTTCTCTAGCATCAACTATGGTATGTGCACGGAACCGGAAGCCCGCATGGTCATGAAGAACTTGCTCCTCACGACCGAAGAAGGTCTCGGCGGTGGCGAAACGGCTATCTTCCCGATCCAGATTTTCCGCGTCAAGGACGGCATCAACCTCAATCCGGGCGAACCGAACTACGACTTGTTCAAGCTCGCCTGCCGCGTGAGTGCCAAGCGCCTGTTCCCGAACTTTAGCTTCCAGGACGCTCCGTACAACCTGCAGTACTACAAGCCGGGTCATCCGGAAACCGAAATTTCGTACATGGGCTGCCGTACCCGCGTGATTGGCAACCATTACGACCCGAGCCGCGAAATCTCTTACGGCCGTGGCAACTTGAGCTTTACCTCGATTAACCTCCCGCGTATTGCCATCAAGATGAAGTCCGTGGACCTGTTCTTCAAGGAACTCGACCGCATGCTTCAGCTCGTGAGCGACCAGCTCATGGAACGCTTTGCCGTGCAGAGCCGCCGCAAGGTCAAGAACTTCCCGTTCCTCATGGGACAGGGCGTGTGGATTGATTCCGACAAGCTTGGCTGGGAAGATACCGTGGGTGAAGTCATCAAGCACGGTACGCTCTCCATTGGCTTTATCGGCCTTGCTGAAACATTGGTGATGCTCACGGGCAAGCACCACGGCGAATCCGAAGCTTCTCAGGAACTCGGCCTCAAGATTATCGGCCACATGCGCGAATTCTGCGACAAGGAATCCGAACGCCTTGGCCTCAACTTCAGCTTGCTTGCAACACCGGCTGAAGGCCTCTCGGGCCGTTTTGTGCGCATAGACAAGAAGAAGTTTGGCATTATCCCGGGCGTTACCGACCGCGATTACTACACGAACTCTTTCCACGTGCCGGTCTACTACAAGATTTCTGCTTTCAAGAAGCTCTCGCTCGAAGCTCCGTACCACGCGCTCACGAACGCAGGTCACATCAGCTATGTCGAACTTGATGGCGACCCGACGCAGAACCTGGACGCTTTTGAAAAGATTGTGAAGCACATGGCAAAGGTCGGTATCGGTTATGGTTCTATCAACCATCCGGTGGACCGCGATCCGGTTTGCGGATTTGTGGGTGTGATTGGCGATGTTTGCCCGCGCTGCGGACGTAGTGAAGGCCATGCCATCTCTTGCGAAAAGATAGAAGAACTTAGAAAGAAATTCCCTGGAATGCCCGCATTCAGAGGGATTAGGTAA
- a CDS encoding NAD(P)H-dependent oxidoreductase yields the protein MNNQITILLSHPNISNSMFNKHLVDINRKNPNFVFHHLDKNRVNGYFDLEAEKKLLRESKAIVWQFPIYWYNSPASLRDWQDQIMSPIVYSADNFLKGMPVRVVFTAGAAAEHYTHEGLNRYTAEEMLIPFEMTANAAGMKWFKPLGFYGCSPDMTKAALEKAAKEYEESLLELL from the coding sequence ATGAACAATCAAATCACAATTCTTCTATCGCATCCGAACATTTCTAACTCCATGTTCAACAAACACTTAGTGGATATCAACAGAAAAAATCCCAATTTTGTGTTTCACCACCTTGACAAAAACCGGGTTAATGGCTACTTCGACCTGGAGGCCGAAAAAAAATTGTTGAGGGAGTCCAAGGCGATTGTTTGGCAGTTCCCTATATATTGGTATAACTCCCCCGCCAGTTTACGCGACTGGCAAGACCAGATCATGAGCCCGATTGTCTACAGCGCGGACAACTTCTTGAAGGGAATGCCCGTACGCGTCGTATTTACGGCAGGCGCCGCCGCAGAGCACTACACCCACGAAGGACTCAACCGCTACACCGCCGAAGAAATGCTCATCCCGTTCGAAATGACCGCAAATGCAGCCGGCATGAAGTGGTTTAAGCCGCTCGGATTCTACGGATGCAGCCCGGATATGACAAAAGCCGCCCTCGAAAAGGCGGCCAAGGAATATGAAGAAAGTCTGTTAGAACTACTTTAG
- the nrdD gene encoding anaerobic ribonucleoside-triphosphate reductase has translation MSEKELSQYGEGVGFERIRRITGYLVGTVDRFNNAKRAEVNDRVKHGV, from the coding sequence ATGTCTGAAAAAGAACTCTCTCAGTATGGTGAAGGTGTTGGATTCGAACGCATCCGCCGCATTACGGGTTACCTCGTCGGTACAGTCGACCGTTTCAACAACGCCAAGCGTGCTGAAGTCAACGATCGCGTGAAGCACGGCGTATAA
- a CDS encoding ATP-dependent RecD-like DNA helicase — protein MTVVVVVKGSIKSITFHSQQNGFTVMRLNDIESKKIVVVTGTFPALQPGETIAVEGDWGSHPKYGKQFQATSFEYFATDDNDILAYLASGQFPGVGQKIAERIVEAFGDATADILDNDPDKFREVKIKGFPARKVEAFLARWQEARHSRETMLFLYKHEIVGSVAKRLWNKFGQATIERITQNPYMLCEEVWGIGFLKADEIAQKVGFPKDSPERFQAALLYTLQEASVSDGHVFLPKNVLLERTFRNLRLQPDDDGPINTLLDEFEKASEIGRIKREGDDCYFPPLYNAEQRIADNIKLRLRYNELPIDNFENNLAQWEREHKFSFDPIQRRAIQMALSRKISIITGGPGTGKTTILKGILYLARQMEECVSLTAPTGRAAKRMGECCGEKARTIHRLLEVDPISGKFHRDGDNKLQCNLLIVDEFSMVDTWLAASLLEATPLNARIVLVGDADQLPSVGAGNVLNDLLRCPKIPSTRLQHIFRQAGGNDIADKASKINQGISPSPIEGTNFHFLPYESADEAKDIIARLVTRGIKEKIDIDTQEMQLLTPMRKGPLGIYELNNFLQDLLNPGKERIKIASGNWSTGDRVMQIRNNYDKNVFNGDVGIIYKIGKDTKKITVFYDDKTVDYEPDEADELILAYACTIHKSQGSEYPAVIVVLDSSHSIMLQRNLIYTAITRAKGHVWILSAPGAFYQAVRNNRSTRRYTRLTEKLG, from the coding sequence ATGACAGTTGTTGTGGTCGTCAAAGGCAGCATAAAATCCATCACGTTCCATAGCCAGCAAAATGGCTTTACCGTGATGCGCCTGAACGATATCGAAAGCAAGAAAATCGTTGTCGTCACGGGAACATTCCCTGCACTACAACCCGGCGAAACCATAGCTGTAGAAGGCGACTGGGGTAGCCATCCGAAATACGGGAAGCAGTTCCAGGCCACTTCTTTTGAATATTTCGCCACAGACGATAACGACATCCTAGCATACTTGGCGAGCGGGCAGTTCCCAGGCGTGGGGCAAAAGATTGCCGAACGCATTGTAGAAGCTTTTGGCGATGCAACCGCCGACATTCTCGACAACGATCCGGACAAATTCCGCGAAGTAAAAATCAAAGGCTTCCCCGCCCGCAAGGTGGAAGCTTTTTTGGCACGTTGGCAAGAAGCGCGTCACAGCCGCGAAACGATGCTGTTCTTGTACAAGCACGAAATTGTCGGCAGTGTAGCTAAGCGTCTTTGGAACAAGTTCGGGCAAGCAACCATCGAACGCATCACGCAAAACCCGTACATGCTCTGCGAAGAAGTCTGGGGTATCGGATTCTTGAAAGCCGACGAAATCGCGCAGAAAGTCGGATTCCCGAAAGACAGCCCCGAGCGTTTTCAGGCAGCGTTACTTTACACATTGCAAGAAGCGTCTGTGAGCGATGGGCACGTATTTTTGCCAAAGAACGTATTGTTAGAACGCACGTTCCGCAATTTACGTTTGCAACCTGACGACGACGGTCCCATCAACACGCTCCTCGACGAATTCGAAAAAGCAAGCGAAATTGGGCGCATCAAACGCGAAGGCGACGACTGCTATTTTCCACCGCTTTACAACGCCGAACAGCGAATAGCAGACAACATCAAGCTCCGTTTGCGCTACAACGAACTGCCAATAGACAACTTTGAAAACAACCTTGCGCAGTGGGAACGCGAACACAAGTTCAGCTTTGACCCCATTCAAAGGCGCGCTATCCAGATGGCGCTCTCGCGAAAGATTTCGATTATCACAGGTGGCCCCGGCACAGGCAAGACAACAATCCTCAAGGGAATCTTGTACCTTGCACGCCAAATGGAAGAATGCGTGAGCCTCACGGCACCCACAGGCCGCGCCGCCAAGCGCATGGGAGAATGTTGCGGCGAAAAAGCCCGCACCATCCACCGTCTGCTGGAAGTGGACCCGATTTCGGGCAAGTTCCACCGCGATGGAGACAACAAGCTCCAATGCAATTTACTTATCGTCGATGAATTCAGTATGGTCGATACGTGGCTTGCAGCCTCGCTCCTCGAAGCGACGCCACTCAATGCGAGAATCGTTCTCGTGGGCGATGCCGACCAGCTCCCCAGCGTGGGAGCTGGCAATGTGCTGAACGACTTGTTGCGTTGCCCCAAGATTCCGAGCACCCGCCTTCAGCACATTTTCCGCCAGGCCGGCGGAAACGACATCGCCGACAAAGCATCTAAAATCAATCAGGGCATTAGCCCCTCGCCCATCGAAGGCACGAACTTCCACTTTTTGCCCTACGAGTCGGCCGATGAAGCTAAAGACATCATCGCCCGCCTCGTCACGCGCGGCATCAAGGAAAAAATCGACATTGACACGCAAGAGATGCAACTCCTCACGCCAATGCGCAAAGGACCGCTAGGCATTTATGAGCTCAACAACTTTTTGCAAGACCTCCTGAACCCCGGCAAGGAACGCATTAAAATCGCGAGCGGCAACTGGAGTACTGGCGACCGCGTGATGCAAATTCGCAACAACTACGACAAGAACGTGTTTAACGGAGACGTCGGCATCATCTACAAAATCGGGAAAGACACGAAAAAAATCACGGTCTTTTACGATGACAAGACTGTCGATTACGAGCCCGATGAAGCCGATGAACTTATCCTTGCGTACGCCTGCACCATCCACAAGAGCCAGGGTAGCGAATACCCCGCCGTCATCGTCGTGCTAGATTCAAGCCACAGCATCATGCTGCAAAGGAACCTCATCTACACCGCCATCACGCGTGCGAAAGGCCATGTGTGGATTTTGTCTGCACCGGGAGCGTTCTATCAAGCCGTGCGCAACAACCGCAGCACAAGACGCTACACACGCCTCACCGAAAAGTTGGGTTAG
- the nrdG gene encoding anaerobic ribonucleoside-triphosphate reductase activating protein → MDEYPPLRIAGIEPESFVDGPGIRLTVFTQGCHHNCPGCQNPQTHDFEGGHFIEREAIITMIKDNPLLDGVTFSGGDPMDQAAALIPLAREIKERGLNLVIFTGYTYEQLMKLTPEKPELFELLSFADILIDGPFVMAKKSLDIKFRGSWNQRIIDVQKSLVEGHVVIHQIQLDEMAEHPDREYNT, encoded by the coding sequence ATGGATGAATATCCTCCACTGCGGATTGCAGGGATTGAGCCCGAATCATTCGTGGATGGTCCCGGAATCCGCTTGACTGTGTTTACCCAGGGCTGTCACCACAACTGCCCGGGTTGCCAGAATCCGCAGACTCATGATTTTGAGGGCGGACACTTTATCGAGCGCGAAGCGATCATCACGATGATCAAGGATAATCCGCTGCTCGATGGCGTGACGTTTAGCGGAGGCGATCCGATGGATCAGGCGGCGGCTCTTATTCCGCTTGCCCGCGAAATCAAGGAACGCGGTCTCAATCTCGTGATTTTCACGGGATACACGTACGAACAGCTGATGAAGCTTACGCCCGAAAAGCCGGAGCTCTTTGAACTGCTCTCGTTTGCGGACATCCTCATCGACGGTCCGTTTGTCATGGCGAAAAAGTCCCTGGACATTAAGTTCAGAGGTTCTTGGAACCAGCGCATTATCGATGTGCAAAAGAGCCTTGTCGAAGGCCATGTGGTCATCCACCAGATTCAACTGGACGAGATGGCGGAACACCCCGACAGGGAATACAATACGTAA